The Lujinxingia vulgaris genome includes a region encoding these proteins:
- a CDS encoding inorganic phosphate transporter, with protein sequence MGVELILWVAIAFGFYMAWSIGANDAANAMGTSVGSKAISFKEAVIIAAIFEFSGAFIAGASVTDTMRRGIIDPLLFNDAAVVGTPEGSTLFMLGMLAALISAAVWLHLAAMLGWPVSTTHSIVGAITGFGLVSVGPAYIQWGTLAKIVSSWAVSPLTGGILAFLVFSLVRKMIFDADNPVAAVKRWSPVLVFPVFLVLGLVIFVKGMPGVDLESYGIGVAEIWMLSALVGVVGSLVSWLFVRKIEEPSGDDRDLHVARVEKVFRYLQIATACFVAFAHGSNDVANSIGPLAAIVGTFNEGAITAKVPVPTWVLLLGGLGIVIGLATYGYKVIETIGTKITEITPSRGFAAEFGAASTILMGSWLGLPISTTHTVVGAVIGVGFARGMTALNLGIIWNIVKSWVYTLPVAGGSTILIYLGMKAAYSAFISPL encoded by the coding sequence ATGGGTGTGGAACTGATCCTCTGGGTGGCCATTGCGTTTGGCTTTTATATGGCGTGGAGCATCGGCGCCAACGACGCGGCCAACGCCATGGGCACCAGCGTCGGCTCGAAGGCCATCTCGTTTAAAGAGGCGGTGATCATCGCCGCGATCTTCGAGTTTTCAGGCGCGTTTATCGCCGGTGCGTCGGTCACTGACACGATGCGCCGCGGCATCATCGATCCTCTTCTTTTCAACGACGCGGCGGTGGTGGGCACGCCGGAGGGCTCGACGCTCTTTATGCTGGGGATGCTCGCTGCGCTGATCTCGGCGGCGGTCTGGTTGCACCTGGCGGCGATGCTGGGCTGGCCGGTCTCCACCACGCACTCGATCGTGGGTGCCATTACCGGCTTTGGCCTGGTGTCGGTGGGGCCTGCGTACATTCAGTGGGGCACGCTTGCCAAGATCGTGAGCAGCTGGGCTGTGAGCCCGCTGACGGGCGGGATTCTGGCGTTTTTGGTCTTCTCGCTTGTGCGAAAGATGATCTTCGATGCGGATAACCCGGTGGCGGCGGTCAAGCGCTGGAGCCCGGTGCTGGTCTTCCCGGTGTTTCTGGTGCTGGGGCTTGTGATCTTTGTGAAGGGCATGCCCGGCGTTGACCTGGAGTCGTACGGCATTGGCGTCGCCGAGATCTGGATGCTCTCAGCGCTGGTCGGTGTGGTGGGCTCGCTGGTGAGCTGGCTCTTTGTGCGCAAGATCGAGGAGCCTTCCGGCGATGATCGCGACCTGCACGTGGCGCGGGTTGAGAAGGTGTTTCGCTACCTGCAGATTGCCACGGCCTGTTTTGTGGCCTTTGCGCACGGCTCCAACGATGTGGCCAACTCCATCGGTCCGCTGGCGGCGATTGTGGGCACCTTCAATGAGGGCGCGATCACCGCGAAGGTTCCCGTGCCGACCTGGGTGCTCTTGCTGGGCGGGCTGGGGATTGTGATCGGTCTTGCGACTTACGGCTACAAGGTCATTGAGACCATCGGTACCAAGATCACCGAGATCACGCCCTCGCGCGGGTTTGCCGCGGAGTTCGGTGCGGCCTCCACGATCCTGATGGGAAGCTGGCTGGGCCTGCCGATTTCCACCACGCACACGGTTGTGGGCGCGGTGATCGGCGTGGGTTTTGCGCGCGGGATGACGGCGCTTAACCTGGGCATCATCTGGAATATCGTGAAGTCGTGGGTCTACACCCTGCCGGTGGCCGGTGGCTCCACGATCCTCATCTACCTGGGCATGAAGGCGGCCTACTCGGCCTTTATCTCGCCACTTTAA
- a CDS encoding TIGR00730 family Rossman fold protein, producing MSLSAICVYCGSSPGTNPRFLKGARAMGEAMAARGSALVYGGSRFGMMGAVADAVLDAGGQAIGILPRGLATKEAGHPGLNELHMVGSMHERKAMMIEKSQAFIAMPGGMGTLEELCEVITWSQLGIHRRPIGLLNLEGYFDPFLTFLKHAVESGFLKAEHLDLLLVDADPNALLDKMEAFEWPLTQIWMDRTEI from the coding sequence ATGTCTCTCTCGGCCATCTGTGTCTATTGCGGTTCAAGCCCCGGCACCAACCCCCGCTTCCTGAAAGGGGCCCGGGCCATGGGGGAGGCAATGGCCGCGCGGGGCAGCGCGCTGGTCTATGGCGGCTCCCGCTTTGGAATGATGGGCGCCGTCGCCGACGCAGTACTCGACGCCGGTGGCCAGGCCATCGGCATCCTGCCCCGCGGACTTGCCACCAAAGAGGCGGGTCACCCCGGCCTCAATGAGTTGCATATGGTGGGGAGCATGCACGAGCGAAAGGCGATGATGATCGAGAAAAGCCAGGCCTTCATCGCCATGCCCGGCGGCATGGGCACGCTGGAAGAGCTCTGCGAGGTGATCACCTGGTCGCAGCTGGGCATCCACCGCCGCCCCATCGGGCTGCTCAACCTTGAGGGGTATTTTGATCCCTTCCTCACCTTCCTTAAACACGCGGTAGAGAGCGGCTTTCTCAAAGCCGAACATCTCGACCTGCTGCTTGTCGACGCCGACCCGAACGCCCTGCTCGATAAGATGGAGGCCTTCGAGTGGCCGCTGACTCAAATCTGGATGGACCGCACCGAGATCTAA
- a CDS encoding Fur family transcriptional regulator → MAEQSLEEREARVAEAMEAFSERLQEAGLKSTKQRDVIVERFFWLDKHISADELLEDVREHQPRIGYATVYRTLKLLVEQGFALPKDFGDGQTRYDPIHNQDPQHDHLICVDCRKIIEFNDDGLNERIQAIAEKMQYQVRRKKIELYAECQIPACPNHPDQSA, encoded by the coding sequence GTGGCTGAGCAGTCGTTAGAGGAGCGAGAGGCCCGCGTGGCCGAGGCGATGGAGGCATTCTCCGAGCGCCTTCAGGAGGCCGGGCTCAAGTCGACCAAGCAGCGTGACGTGATCGTCGAGCGCTTCTTCTGGCTCGACAAACATATCAGCGCGGACGAGCTTCTGGAGGACGTGCGTGAGCATCAGCCGCGCATAGGCTATGCGACGGTCTACCGCACGTTGAAGTTGCTGGTGGAGCAGGGCTTTGCGCTGCCCAAGGATTTTGGCGACGGGCAGACGCGCTACGATCCGATCCACAATCAGGATCCGCAGCACGACCACCTCATCTGCGTGGACTGCCGCAAGATCATCGAATTCAACGACGACGGGCTCAACGAGCGCATCCAGGCCATCGCCGAGAAGATGCAGTACCAGGTGCGGCGAAAGAAGATCGAGCTCTACGCCGAGTGCCAGATCCCGGCCTGCCCGAACCATCCCGATCAGAGCGCCTGA
- a CDS encoding Mrp/NBP35 family ATP-binding protein, with amino-acid sequence MKDDFSIKGEVIAALEGVEDPGQGGKNIVDTHLVEQVEVKAGVADITLVMPKGRAREERFTIEDAVYDKVEAIDGVLEVKVKTMTPQALEREQNGEPAPAPSAQPAAAPAARPAAGKASPAAQPQAAPSAPIEGVGKVIAVASGKGGVGKSTVAVNLALALQKIGHRVGLLDVDIYGPSLPTLLGISGRPAVSNRRILPMEADGLRVMSLGFLMDEDTPVIWRGPIVTGIIRQFLRDVDWSGLDYLIVDMPPGTGDAQLALAQTVPVDGAVIVTTPSDLSLIDAARGLQMFKTLNVEVMGIVTNMSKFIVPSTKEEFFIFGNPAEVAKEAERLETPVLGEIPLDLTVREGGDAGRPVVVGQPDSPVTEAFVELATKVAELKPPHADGEGGEGAEQPKKGLFSFLKS; translated from the coding sequence ATGAAAGACGATTTTTCGATCAAAGGTGAAGTGATCGCAGCGCTTGAAGGCGTCGAAGATCCGGGCCAGGGCGGCAAGAACATCGTGGATACCCACCTGGTTGAGCAGGTCGAGGTGAAAGCGGGCGTGGCCGACATCACGCTGGTGATGCCCAAGGGGCGCGCACGTGAGGAGCGTTTCACGATTGAGGATGCGGTCTACGATAAGGTCGAGGCGATTGACGGCGTGCTCGAGGTTAAGGTCAAGACGATGACCCCGCAGGCGCTGGAGCGCGAGCAGAATGGCGAGCCGGCCCCGGCCCCGTCCGCCCAGCCGGCGGCAGCACCCGCGGCGCGTCCTGCCGCCGGCAAGGCTTCGCCGGCCGCCCAGCCCCAGGCTGCGCCTTCGGCGCCGATCGAAGGCGTGGGCAAGGTCATCGCCGTGGCCTCCGGTAAGGGCGGCGTGGGCAAGTCCACCGTCGCGGTGAACCTGGCGCTGGCGCTGCAGAAGATCGGCCACCGCGTGGGTCTTCTCGACGTGGATATCTACGGTCCCTCGCTGCCTACGTTGCTGGGCATCTCCGGGCGCCCGGCGGTGAGCAACCGCCGCATCCTCCCGATGGAGGCCGACGGGCTGCGCGTGATGAGCCTGGGCTTTTTGATGGATGAAGATACTCCGGTGATCTGGCGCGGGCCGATTGTCACGGGAATCATCCGCCAGTTCTTGCGCGACGTGGACTGGAGCGGGCTCGATTACCTGATCGTCGACATGCCGCCGGGAACCGGTGATGCGCAGCTGGCGCTTGCGCAGACGGTGCCGGTCGATGGCGCGGTGATCGTGACCACCCCGTCGGACCTCTCGCTGATCGATGCGGCGCGCGGGCTGCAGATGTTCAAGACCCTCAATGTGGAGGTGATGGGCATCGTGACCAACATGTCGAAGTTCATCGTGCCCTCGACCAAAGAGGAGTTCTTCATCTTCGGCAATCCCGCCGAGGTGGCCAAAGAGGCCGAGCGTCTGGAGACGCCGGTGCTCGGCGAGATCCCGCTCGACCTGACGGTGCGCGAAGGCGGTGACGCCGGGCGCCCGGTCGTGGTGGGGCAGCCGGATAGCCCGGTGACCGAGGCCTTTGTGGAACTCGCGACGAAGGTTGCCGAGCTCAAGCCCCCGCACGCCGATGGCGAGGGCGGCGAGGGTGCGGAGCAGCCCAAGAAAGGGCTCTTCTCCTTCCTGAAAAGCTAA
- a CDS encoding patatin-like phospholipase family protein — MSRYGRHFVRVRELKDFEQRFIRLIVDQPNVLHVRHQALFRYAAALGQMNLFRTPVGNDISLSEDVDALRRWMVESLVPLLPETGEVRVDALREIAPVVAMRVDQTRSQLLTRHSSTFGAEHLDAELRQKRLVLVLGGGGGAGLVHLGTFAMLKELGITPELIVGSSMGSLLGLVRAIDRSYDPVSVALAMPKNLDYNTLFRPFTGYSRFGFPGAFHLNIMRLAREMFQELLGSGMPRFDDLPIKLEIVATGVRKGFHFDDREYEQSGEEGMTPLALRRKLKLFFGAVRQLSKNPRLLTQVVFGSEPGTEHFPVIEAAGFSCSVPGLLHFDVFHDDPETIGPLESVFARHQLLRLCDGGVVNNVPSKVAWESVQRGSVGSRNAQILSFDAFAPLSTGRNLIWIPIQQIARPAVVANMPYASFHKTFRTPPSPLQIIVNSYSKLKRIIEGAREELEADVPYIRESMRELPPYGTWEIG, encoded by the coding sequence TTGAGTCGATACGGTCGACATTTTGTGCGGGTTCGCGAGCTCAAGGATTTTGAGCAGCGCTTTATCAGGCTGATCGTCGATCAACCCAACGTCCTGCACGTGCGCCATCAGGCGCTCTTTCGCTATGCGGCGGCGCTCGGGCAGATGAACCTCTTTCGCACCCCGGTGGGCAATGACATCTCGCTGAGCGAAGACGTCGACGCGCTGCGCCGCTGGATGGTGGAGTCGCTCGTGCCGCTCTTGCCGGAGACTGGCGAGGTGCGGGTGGATGCCCTGCGCGAGATAGCCCCGGTGGTGGCGATGCGCGTCGACCAGACCCGCTCGCAGCTTTTGACACGTCATTCGAGCACGTTCGGGGCGGAACACCTGGACGCGGAGCTGCGCCAGAAGCGCCTGGTGCTGGTGCTCGGCGGCGGGGGCGGTGCGGGGCTTGTGCACCTGGGCACGTTTGCGATGCTCAAGGAGCTGGGCATCACCCCGGAGCTTATTGTGGGAAGTTCCATGGGTAGCCTGCTGGGGCTTGTGCGGGCGATTGACCGCAGCTACGACCCGGTCTCGGTCGCCCTGGCGATGCCCAAAAACCTCGACTACAACACGCTCTTTCGGCCCTTCACCGGGTACTCGCGCTTTGGGTTTCCGGGGGCGTTTCACCTCAACATCATGCGCCTTGCGCGCGAGATGTTTCAGGAGCTGCTGGGGAGCGGGATGCCGCGTTTTGACGATCTTCCCATCAAGCTGGAGATCGTGGCCACCGGGGTTCGCAAAGGCTTTCACTTCGATGACCGCGAGTACGAGCAGTCTGGCGAGGAGGGCATGACGCCGCTGGCGCTGCGGCGCAAGCTCAAGCTCTTTTTTGGCGCGGTGCGCCAGCTCTCCAAAAACCCGCGCCTGCTCACCCAGGTGGTCTTCGGGTCGGAGCCGGGCACGGAGCATTTTCCGGTGATTGAGGCCGCGGGCTTTAGCTGCTCGGTGCCCGGGCTCTTGCATTTTGACGTCTTCCATGACGACCCGGAGACGATCGGGCCGCTGGAGAGCGTGTTTGCGCGCCATCAGCTCTTGCGCCTCTGCGACGGCGGGGTGGTCAACAACGTGCCCTCGAAGGTGGCCTGGGAGTCGGTGCAGCGGGGCTCGGTGGGCTCGCGCAACGCGCAGATCCTCTCGTTTGATGCGTTTGCGCCCCTCTCTACGGGGCGAAATCTGATCTGGATTCCCATCCAGCAGATCGCGCGGCCGGCGGTGGTGGCAAATATGCCCTACGCCTCGTTTCATAAGACCTTTCGCACCCCGCCGAGCCCGCTGCAGATCATCGTCAACAGCTACTCCAAGCTCAAGCGCATCATCGAAGGCGCGCGCGAGGAGCTGGAGGCCGATGTGCCCTACATCCGCGAGTCGATGCGGGAGTTGCCGCCTTACGGCACCTGGGAGATCGGCTAG
- a CDS encoding glycoside hydrolase family 57 protein, with translation MSSPALDVLFIWHMHQPYYGVGDEGDFELPWVRLHALKSYFDMAWLMAENPQMRATFNFSGSLLLQLQEWVEGGRRDRWWHLSRASLEELSASDRLAIVHHFFSLNHPHGVRSLPRYAELLDARQERGEEVCAREWGPGEFGDLQMLFNLAWCGFAAQEEYPQLRAWRDQGRDFSREDRQALLDLHLEIMARVLPLYRDLWERGQIEVSLTPMFHPIVPLLIDTDAALRATPDRPTPPRLQAPDDARRHIQEALAYAEAIFGRRPSGMWPSEGSVSPEAVALFEEAGVRWIASDEAILNGSCDFERDRDLWRSWRLNQAPNVALFFRDHGLSDRLGFSYAHMSADDAANDLIGALEGIARAAHRDENPRPMAAIILDGENPWEHYPDDGRPFLQALYDRLREHAFLTPSTPDDHLRQGARSGQLERLHSGSWILGNYQIWIGHPETNLAWELLGNATRWFEGQPQPDAEDAQALKSWRRAHQALMMAQGSDWFWWYGDDFSSEQDALFDSIFRALLRHVYTLLGEEPPSRLHHPLNEGEGGKAAVAAHRAPTHPIHPRIDGRRGGFFDWEGAGSYLPRSGYGAMFETTRYVDQILYGLNAEQIFVRVDPGPDLRDHLHLELRLTCGQTTSTIALHPDFHGQPRAQSPLATTPLTDWAYAQCWELALSRKALNCSAAQKIDLRIAVFDGSHELRLIPAEHPLKMDLSASPDDWFV, from the coding sequence ATGAGCAGCCCGGCGCTCGATGTGCTCTTTATCTGGCATATGCACCAGCCCTACTACGGGGTGGGCGATGAGGGGGATTTTGAGCTCCCCTGGGTGCGCCTGCACGCGCTCAAGTCCTACTTCGACATGGCCTGGCTGATGGCCGAAAACCCGCAGATGCGCGCGACCTTTAACTTCTCCGGGAGCCTGCTTCTGCAACTTCAGGAGTGGGTGGAGGGCGGCCGCCGCGACCGCTGGTGGCACCTCTCACGAGCCTCTCTGGAGGAGCTCAGCGCGAGCGACCGGCTCGCGATCGTGCATCATTTCTTCAGCCTCAATCACCCCCACGGGGTGCGCAGCCTCCCGCGCTACGCCGAACTCCTCGACGCGCGACAGGAGCGCGGCGAGGAGGTCTGTGCCCGGGAGTGGGGTCCGGGTGAGTTTGGCGACCTGCAGATGCTCTTCAACCTGGCCTGGTGCGGCTTTGCCGCGCAGGAGGAGTACCCGCAGCTGCGCGCCTGGCGCGACCAGGGCCGCGACTTCAGCCGGGAAGATCGCCAGGCGCTTCTCGATCTTCACCTCGAGATTATGGCGCGGGTGCTACCCCTCTACCGCGACCTCTGGGAGCGCGGCCAGATCGAGGTGAGCCTCACACCGATGTTCCACCCGATTGTGCCCCTGCTCATCGACACCGACGCCGCGCTGCGCGCCACCCCCGATCGCCCCACCCCGCCCCGGCTGCAGGCCCCCGATGACGCGCGTCGCCACATCCAGGAGGCCCTGGCGTACGCCGAGGCGATCTTCGGACGACGCCCGAGCGGCATGTGGCCCTCCGAGGGCTCGGTCTCCCCGGAGGCCGTCGCGCTCTTTGAAGAAGCGGGCGTGCGCTGGATCGCAAGCGATGAAGCGATCCTCAACGGGTCGTGTGACTTTGAGCGCGACCGCGACCTCTGGCGCTCCTGGCGGCTGAACCAGGCTCCTAATGTCGCCCTCTTCTTTCGCGATCACGGCCTGAGCGACCGCCTGGGCTTCTCCTACGCCCATATGAGCGCCGACGACGCCGCCAACGATCTTATCGGCGCGCTCGAAGGCATTGCCCGCGCCGCCCACCGTGATGAGAACCCTCGCCCCATGGCCGCGATCATCCTCGACGGCGAAAACCCCTGGGAGCATTACCCCGACGATGGCCGCCCCTTTCTGCAGGCCCTCTACGATCGCCTGCGCGAGCACGCCTTCTTGACGCCCTCCACCCCCGACGACCACCTCCGCCAGGGCGCTCGTTCGGGGCAGCTTGAGCGCCTCCACTCCGGCTCCTGGATCCTGGGCAACTACCAGATCTGGATCGGCCACCCCGAGACCAACCTCGCCTGGGAGCTTCTGGGCAACGCCACGCGCTGGTTCGAGGGCCAACCCCAACCCGACGCGGAAGATGCACAGGCGCTTAAGTCCTGGCGGCGCGCCCACCAGGCGCTGATGATGGCCCAGGGCTCCGACTGGTTCTGGTGGTACGGCGACGATTTCAGCTCGGAGCAGGACGCGCTCTTCGACAGCATCTTTCGCGCGCTCCTGCGCCACGTCTACACCTTGCTGGGCGAGGAACCTCCCTCGCGCCTGCATCACCCCTTAAACGAGGGTGAGGGCGGCAAGGCCGCCGTCGCCGCACACCGCGCCCCGACCCACCCCATTCACCCGCGCATCGACGGGCGGCGCGGTGGCTTTTTTGACTGGGAGGGCGCCGGCTCTTATCTGCCCCGCAGCGGCTACGGCGCGATGTTTGAGACCACGCGCTACGTCGACCAGATCCTCTACGGCCTCAACGCCGAGCAGATCTTTGTGCGCGTCGACCCGGGCCCCGACCTCCGAGATCACCTGCACCTCGAGCTCCGCCTGACCTGCGGTCAGACCACATCGACCATCGCGCTGCACCCCGACTTTCACGGCCAGCCTCGGGCGCAAAGCCCCCTCGCCACGACCCCGCTCACCGACTGGGCCTATGCTCAGTGCTGGGAGCTCGCGCTTTCTCGCAAAGCCCTGAACTGCTCTGCTGCGCAAAAGATCGACCTGCGCATCGCGGTCTTCGACGGCTCGCACGAACTTCGCCTCATTCCCGCCGAGCATCCCCTCAAGATGGATCTCTCTGCCTCGCCAGACGACTGGTTCGTCTAG
- the glgC gene encoding glucose-1-phosphate adenylyltransferase, translated as MNDVLVMILAGGEGKRLRPLTLDRAKPAVPFGGRYRIIDLVLSNFVNSGFYKIKVLTQYKSDSLINHISRGWHLAQFIDHYIDAVPAQQRRGPQWFQGSADAIYQNLNLIYDEEPNDVCVFGGDNIYKMDVRQMLDFHRKKDADLTVAAIPVPVEQGRAFGILEIDRDHRIIGFAEKPEEPREIPGRPGWCLASMGNYIFKTPSLVEEIIRDAHDEGSAHDFGKNIITNMVRSGHQATFVYDFSTNDVPGQSERERSYWRDVGTIDAYWESSMDLISVAPEFDLYNRRWPIRTYYQHYPPAKFVHDDPATNRVGQAINSIVAEGCIVSGGTIRNSVLFQRVRVNSYSSIEDSVLFEQVEVGRRARIRKAIIEKGVVIPPDTVIGFDEEQDRARFPISDRGVVVVPKGYEFEA; from the coding sequence ATGAATGACGTGCTCGTCATGATCCTGGCAGGCGGCGAAGGCAAGCGCCTGCGACCGCTGACTCTCGACCGCGCCAAACCGGCGGTGCCCTTCGGTGGGCGCTACCGCATCATCGACTTGGTGCTCTCGAACTTCGTCAACAGCGGCTTCTACAAGATCAAAGTTCTCACCCAGTACAAAAGCGACTCGCTGATCAACCACATCAGCCGCGGCTGGCATCTGGCGCAATTCATCGACCACTACATCGACGCGGTGCCCGCCCAGCAGCGCCGCGGCCCGCAGTGGTTCCAGGGCAGCGCCGACGCCATCTATCAGAACCTCAACCTCATCTACGATGAGGAGCCCAACGATGTCTGCGTGTTCGGCGGCGACAACATCTACAAGATGGATGTTCGTCAGATGCTCGACTTCCACCGCAAGAAAGACGCCGATCTGACCGTGGCCGCCATCCCGGTGCCCGTGGAGCAGGGCCGCGCCTTTGGCATCCTGGAGATCGACCGCGACCACCGCATCATCGGCTTTGCCGAAAAACCCGAAGAGCCCCGCGAGATCCCCGGCCGCCCCGGCTGGTGTCTGGCCTCGATGGGCAACTACATCTTCAAAACCCCCAGCCTGGTCGAAGAGATCATCCGTGACGCCCACGATGAGGGCAGCGCGCATGATTTTGGCAAAAACATCATCACCAACATGGTGCGCTCCGGCCACCAGGCCACCTTCGTCTACGACTTCTCCACCAACGATGTCCCCGGCCAATCCGAGCGCGAGCGCAGCTACTGGCGAGACGTGGGCACCATCGATGCGTACTGGGAGTCGTCGATGGATCTGATCAGCGTGGCCCCGGAGTTCGACCTCTACAACCGGCGCTGGCCCATTCGCACGTACTACCAGCACTACCCGCCGGCGAAATTCGTGCACGACGACCCGGCCACAAACCGCGTCGGCCAGGCCATCAACTCCATTGTCGCCGAGGGCTGCATCGTCTCCGGGGGCACCATCCGCAACTCGGTGCTCTTTCAGCGTGTGCGCGTCAACTCCTACTCCAGCATCGAAGACTCGGTGCTCTTTGAGCAGGTCGAGGTGGGCCGCCGCGCGCGCATCCGCAAGGCGATCATTGAGAAAGGCGTGGTGATCCCGCCGGATACCGTGATCGGCTTTGACGAGGAGCAAGACCGCGCCCGCTTCCCGATCAGCGACAGGGGTGTCGTGGTGGTGCCCAAGGGCTATGAGTTCGAGGCATGA
- a CDS encoding serine/threonine-protein kinase, whose product MAQPRYQVIERIDAGGMAEVFKANSTSLQGFEKLVAIKRILPNLTQNERFVRMFLDEAKVSLHLNHTNCVQVFDLGIADGTYFIVMEFVDGTNLKKLIEVLARQGQGISVAQAVFMAIEICKGLTHAHEKVDQQGRPLGIVHRDISPPNVLISRAGEVKITDFGLAKAKSQAEITDPGVVKGKFGYLSPEAAHGEEVDARTDIFALGILLWEMLAGRRLFLGESDYGTLQLVRKAKIPSIREIRPDVPRELEIVLGRALARDPQKRIQTAEELAYQLAEFLFAYGEVVTSYDLADLVGAVIEKRPKRARTVQDMAVDMAIQQQLNQLKSLEQIQDLDLYLTQHYDALPDQGEASQPGAAGDFEDPRMWADLGFGTDTSVGEVAAPPTGQTPGQPDSWQEAGLADLGRSTSAMQAIKGPGNSRQEKAPRGGPPTIPGAARSPVAGGAPAATPAAAPSDAVAQPGQPGPVAQSQPAPPAPMANQAAPHQAAPPAEAGGVGKTAILVALIVVVLGAGAAYFLGLIPPG is encoded by the coding sequence ATGGCGCAACCCAGATATCAAGTCATCGAGCGCATCGACGCCGGCGGTATGGCCGAGGTCTTCAAGGCCAACTCCACCAGCCTGCAGGGCTTTGAGAAGCTCGTCGCCATCAAGCGCATCCTGCCCAACCTCACCCAGAACGAGCGCTTCGTGCGCATGTTCCTCGATGAGGCCAAGGTCAGCCTGCACCTTAACCACACCAACTGTGTGCAGGTCTTCGACCTGGGGATCGCCGACGGCACCTACTTCATCGTCATGGAGTTCGTCGACGGCACCAACCTCAAGAAGCTCATTGAGGTTCTGGCCCGCCAGGGCCAGGGCATCAGCGTGGCGCAGGCCGTCTTTATGGCCATCGAGATCTGTAAAGGTCTCACTCACGCCCACGAAAAGGTCGACCAGCAGGGCCGCCCCCTGGGCATCGTGCACCGCGACATCAGCCCGCCCAACGTGCTGATCTCGCGCGCCGGTGAGGTCAAGATCACCGACTTCGGCCTGGCCAAAGCCAAGAGCCAGGCCGAGATCACCGACCCGGGCGTGGTCAAAGGCAAGTTCGGCTACCTCTCGCCAGAGGCCGCCCACGGTGAGGAAGTTGACGCCCGCACCGACATCTTTGCCCTGGGCATCCTCCTGTGGGAGATGCTCGCCGGACGCCGACTCTTCCTTGGCGAGTCCGATTACGGCACGCTGCAGCTGGTGCGAAAGGCCAAAATCCCCTCGATCCGCGAGATCCGCCCGGACGTGCCCCGCGAGCTTGAGATCGTGCTGGGACGCGCCCTGGCCCGCGATCCTCAAAAGCGCATTCAGACCGCCGAGGAGCTCGCCTACCAGCTGGCCGAATTTCTTTTCGCCTATGGCGAGGTGGTCACGAGCTACGATCTGGCCGACCTTGTGGGCGCGGTCATCGAGAAACGTCCCAAACGCGCGCGCACCGTGCAGGATATGGCCGTGGATATGGCCATCCAGCAGCAGCTCAACCAGCTCAAGAGCCTGGAGCAGATTCAGGATCTCGACCTCTACCTCACCCAGCATTACGACGCGCTCCCCGACCAGGGTGAGGCCTCGCAGCCGGGGGCCGCGGGCGACTTTGAAGATCCGCGCATGTGGGCCGATCTCGGCTTTGGTACCGACACGAGCGTCGGCGAAGTGGCCGCGCCGCCCACCGGGCAGACCCCCGGCCAGCCGGACTCCTGGCAGGAGGCGGGGCTTGCCGACCTGGGCCGCTCCACCTCGGCGATGCAGGCCATTAAAGGGCCGGGGAACTCCCGACAGGAAAAGGCCCCCCGCGGAGGTCCACCGACCATCCCCGGTGCGGCCCGCAGCCCGGTGGCAGGCGGAGCGCCGGCGGCCACCCCCGCCGCCGCGCCTTCGGATGCCGTGGCTCAGCCCGGACAGCCCGGGCCGGTAGCTCAATCGCAGCCCGCCCCGCCGGCGCCCATGGCCAACCAGGCCGCGCCTCATCAGGCCGCCCCGCCGGCCGAAGCCGGCGGTGTGGGAAAGACCGCGATCCTCGTCGCGCTCATCGTCGTGGTGCTCGGTGCAGGCGCCGCGTACTTTTTAGGCTTGATTCCTCCCGGCTAG